The Lycium barbarum isolate Lr01 chromosome 11, ASM1917538v2, whole genome shotgun sequence genome contains the following window.
ttacagtgtattttcaaagttaaaattattttgttatgtatatatagtagatgttgaaccccctgactttttcgtgtatttaccttttagaatttttgaaccccctgaatgaaaatcctggctccgccactggcaaCGCCACCAAGGAAAAAGAATATTTATGGTTGCAAGCAGTTATACATCTATAGAAGAGCAAACTACGCATTGTTTTTAGCAAATTAAGCAATACAATATTGAAGATTTCTTTATTTGTATTAGCCAAGAGAATATGTACATACTAAATATGCTAAACTTTCATACCATTATTAATTCTTCTCGGCGCGTAGCTGGCATTCTTGGTCCATGACGTAATAATGCCATGGCAGCTGTACGCAACTGCAAAGGAGATACTCCTTCCTCCTCTGCATTCAGATTTGGCACTGATGACTCTGATGAATTCTCATTTTGATTAGAATCAACTATTCGTTGAACAAAAAGTGGTATTCCAAATTCTGTAGCTATCTTTCTCTTATATTTCTCAGCCACAGCATGAGCAACTTCATGGCAGTCCACACAAAGAAGGACGATGTCATGAGAGCGATGGCTCTTTAAATGCTCAGGGAAGTGCATTCTATAGCATGAAGGTATGATTCGATAACGTAAATAGTGATTTCCTTCACCGCAGCCAACACAAATATTTCTCTTACTTTGGATGTAAAAATCATTGCCCTCATCTTCAGGGCGACCTTTAGGTTCAAAAAGAAGCATAATAGCAGGAGGGTCCTCTTCAATAAGTTTTGCCAAATTTCGGTTGACATACCTGTAACAAGGTTTCAAAGCCCAGATTAACTTTAGTATCAATCATTGAAGAAgactagaaagaaaaaaaaaaacccgatatTTGACTAACCATTCAAATTTTCTACGATCACAATAACATAATAATCTTCCGTCATTTGCGTAAATCCTACAATTATGGTAAACAGGAGATTTGCAAGAAAATTTTTGGACAAATAACTTCCGAGAAGCCTTCTTAGCAAATTGCTTGGAATTTTTCAGTCCATTTTGCTTGAAAGCAGATCTAACTGGCATCTTCAAGCTAGTTTTGGATAGTAGAGCATAGTTGTATATAGAAAGAGGACAACTCCCATCCGACCCAAGGCATTTCTGAAGAATCAACTTACAATTGTCATCATTCTTTCCTGTTTCATCTAAAAACAAGTACTCGAGGTCGTCCAAGTGACTGCAAACTACAGGTGAAAGAGACTGAAATAAGCTGCTACTACTCTGAGAGTCTAGATTCTGATCGGCTTCAGATATTGTGTTGCATATATCCAATTCAGTTGCAGGAACTTTAGCTGCAAGCGCAATAATGGCATGCTCAGATAAAACATATCTCAGGCTTTCATCATGTACACGAGCCTAGAAAGATGCAAATTAAATTAAGTAAGCTCAAAGAACATAACCAAAATACCAAAAATCGAAACTGGATTTCAAGAAGTGCACCAAATAAATGATTAAGTGAAGCTATGCAGATGGAAAACTTGAACAACTCAAGATGTTAACCTCTATATAAAAAGACAGAAAAGGACTGCCATAATTGGAATATCATTCAGGTTGCTTAAATAtgctatataatatatattttctcCAGCAGGTGTCATAGTTGAAATACAGGAAACCCACTTGTAGCGGTGTTGAAATCATACAAAGATCAAATATACAACAGCGTGTGGGCAAATTCCAAACGGAAAATTGCAAAAAGGAATAAGTTACAATGTGCAAAATTTCTGAAATTAACTTCTAATTATTAGTACCAAGAAAGCATTCAAAATGCGTATATATGGCAATCCTTCAATGCTTACAGCTACTTCGACTATACTTTATAGTTATCTCTGAACATTGAGCAGATGAAGTGACTGGTATTAaaacaaaagagaaaaataaacaaCTGAAAAAATCAGTACTTACATTTCTCCTCAAAAAGATAATTATAAAAAATGTTATAGATAtgatcttttatcatataaatCCTTTAATTATGAAAATATACTGTTATCTAAAACCAAAATATTTCACCCGGTATACTTCCTTGGCAGTACTCACATTATTAGCCAATTGAAGCAATCTTCAAAATAAAAAACACTCAACTATCACCAAGAGGTCACAGACTGTTCCTTCTGGTGCCACAACACCTAATTGCCACTTCTTGGGGAGAAGAGCACAAAAAAGCCCTATCAGATATCAACCCCTTCTTTAAGGGGAAAAAAGATATCAAACCCTTTTCTTATCTGGCCATTTTCCCCAATTAGCTGACCATCCATCTCCATCAGTAGTAGACGAGAAATGTCATAGATAAAATGTTGATTTGTTTCTTGATTGAAAGAGAATCTGTCGCACAACATTATGATGATAAAGAGATTATATTATGATCCAAATACCACTTACCATTAAATCTCTCCAAGCACACAATCGCCTCACGAGTTCATGGAACTAACACCAAAAACGAAGTAATCAGCACTCAGAAATCAAGCTGTCTAAAGAAGAAAAATAGCATACAAAGAATAGTACCTTCAACTCATCAGAACTTAACATAAGATTTCCTTGATCACTCTGATAACGGGAGATTATAGATGATGCAACAGACTCTCCTGGGTAAGTTTCACTCTCTTTTGAGAAAAGTTGTAAGCAGGTTGCATTGGAACGCCGGGTGGCCTCAAGAACAAAACTGAACTTGTCTCTGAGATGTGATGAATTTTCTGTTACACAAATATCTTCAGGATTTTGATACTTCAGATGAGTCAATTAGTTaaaggattacaacaacaacatacccagtataattccACTTGTGGGTCTGGGGAGGGAAGGATGTACACAGACCTCAGCCTACCTTTTGTGGGGGTAGAGAGGCTCTTTCTGATAGACAGTTAAAGGATTACCTTGGGAAAAATTATAACAACAAAAACAACTAGACCTCAATCCCAAGCTAGGTGGGGCTAGCTAAATGAATTAATGATGTCGATCTTGCTCTGTTTGGGGTTAGATAACATTAGAAGTTCTCTACATGTTCTACTGAGGGcctgtttggacatgatttcaaatcatgataagttgaaattttgtttggacatgcaaattgaatttcttaagttgtatttttcttttttcataaacatgaaaaccccacaatttgtgaaaactatcaaaacttccccaactcttatacaatcttaccaaatggcAAACCATAATTCATAAACAAGGTATCGGAATATCCTAAGGCGCCAAATTAATAAATCGCATACCTCCATGTCCCTTTTATAAATAAATGCTTGCAATTACATGCTATTACAAACTTTCAAATACACATAATTTTACAAAGATCCACTAATCCTAAAAATCAACAATAGTAGTAGtagctattctttaatataatccttccaCATGGTATGGGCAATTTCTTCACGTTGAGCATGGGTcttcttttacaaaatataaacttatgggttaaattttataaaaGGGCAGCTcagtgcactaagctcccactatgcgcagggtccggggaagggccggaccacaagggtatGTACGCAACCTTACCCTGCATATTTAAATCACAACTTGAAATTTGAAATCCTAcattttggagaatttgggatTTGACATCATGaattcaaattgaagttgaagttttgtgcaGATCTCATAAACAAACGCTGATTTCAAAGCAAAACTTCAAAATGAGGTCCCAAATcccatggccaaacgcctactaacaCACAAATTTCTATACATGCTAAAAAGATTCAGACCTTTGGAAAATTAACTCTAAAAGTTAATCCTTTATCTTCTAGACAACAAATAACCACATACCCCATCTACCCCAATGTCAAAACATAGCAATCACCACTGGAATGATAGAAAAATAGCCATTAACTACAGTTATATTATTGTTATATTTATAGCTTTGACATCTTAGTTAATTCGCTAACAACTTCTGCAAATCAAGCTTGCAATTCTATGATCTTGTTCTGACGAACAAACTTCCCATCAGCATTATGTACTCATGGGCACCCACAAGTGGTAGTGTAAACCTTTTAATGGACATTGGTAAGTGTAAGCTACTTCCAACAGAGTTCTCCACTCTTCAGTTCTCCAGCAGTGAAGGCCCAAACTATCCACTATCCTTCATTCAGATTATCAGGCATTGCAGAAATTGCTTAGGGCCTATTCATACTTACCTTCAAAAACCAATGTCACCTCAAACCACTAGGTCCAGCAGAAGGATGAGAAATATAACTACAGCTTAAATTTGGTTATTTTTGTAGATTTGAATGCTTGAACCTTGTGAAGGTTATATAAAATAATTGCATTAGTTAAATGGTATTAAATATTTTGGGATGCCACAGTATAACAAGAATGTCATATAAATCGGGACGGCAGAACTACTTAAGTTCCTTCAATTTCATGGTGCATTAGGTTTATAGATTTAATAAATGCAAAAGTAACTCTTCATAAAGAAAGAGGGCCTGAACTCAACAATAATTACCAAAAAGTTCCTTTAGTACTTGCCTGCAAGGGCTTTAGTAAAAGAGCTGAACAACAATACACACTTCCTCTCAACCTCACAGACCTCAACAAACCATAATTTGTATCCAAATAACAAGTTTGCAGAGAGGATCTCAGCAAGTCTCTCCACTCATAGAAATAACAAGTGTAAACACTTTCACATATTAGTCAAGGGAGATGGTAGTAGAAGACTAATTTTCATTTGTTTATACAAGTGGAGACCCATACCAGTATCCTGTTGTTTGAGCTCGCAAGAAAGACGATGCGCGATGTACATCAAATAGTGTGCATCAGTTCGAGCATATTGCACCATTTCAGCTGGTAGTGGACGTTGCCTCCAGTCTTCTTTCTAAAGTTTTAATAAAGAATAGAACAGTAGTTTAGATCAAGATTTTTCCAGCTCAACTATAAGAGCAGTGCACCAACACTACAGTATAGCATGTTGGTCTTAACATGTTCAAATCACCAATATATCCACTGCAAAACCACGTTTGCTTACTATAAAGGATAACGGCCAGCCACTTTAGGTTCATAAACCACAGTGTCACCTATTCGAAAGAGAAATATCCAGTGTCTTATATTCCTTTTCAAAGTGTCCAGTCTACTCAGAGGCATTATAAGTGCAAATCTTGCTTCACTAACAATTTAAGTTTGAGATGGTAGCAAGAAAGCACAGCACACATGCTGCGCTCACACTACCTACATAATAACTTAATTTGCAGCTTTCATCTAATTTAAGGAATTCTTTACTTAAAGGGACATAATTAGTCTTTATGTATCTGCTCTGAGAAACAGGGAAATCAAAGTAACATTTCGAGAGATATTGATACAATATAAAACCCGGACAGCCTTTATTGTATTCCTTTCCAAAGTTATATGAAAATATACTACATTCCTAAGTTGCACTCAGAATTCAAATCCACCAAAAATATGATACTgataataaaaataattataacgAACTACAGATTAAAAAATCTATCCATCCATCATAACTCATCAACAGTGAAGATAGCACCAGCTATCCAGGGAGAAATAGGAGAGTATGTAAAAGCAGATTATGTATCCAGCAAGCTTCTTTCTATACCTGGAATAGTTTATTTGCGACAATGCCACAGTATGTATCCAGTAGATATGCCAAAGACCTTTGTGGTTTAGACAACACATCACACGCCTGGAATATAACAAAACAACAGCGGCTTAAAACTAAATAAGAAACATCACAGTCAACCATACACAAGAAAAAGACAAATCTTCACATCATTAGACAAAAGAATATACATTCTTGACACCATACCTTTGCAGTGTCAAATAAATTAACAACATATATGTGGAAATCCCTTTGAAGCCAAAGAACATCGTTATCTGCACCATGAAATACCTATAACAGGGAAAACGGCGCCTTTTACAAGTCAATTGAGAACTATTAGGAAGAAGCATAAGATTAGCTATTCAGATAAGCACTGTCGGTTATGAAATTAACATACTGCAACCTTTCTAATACGGTGCCGAGTTACCAGCTTTCACTTTATACATTAAATAAGAAATATAACCGTAATCAGCACATAAATAACAAGGTCACCTTGCAAATTTCCAGATTGGCAAATACAGGCTGAAGAATTGCCATTACATCATGCAGAGCTATTGTATCCACAAGATAATCTTCATGTTCAGTTGATATCTGCTCAGAACATGCAAAAGGTAAATTACAATGACATAAATTGTTTCCCTTAGAAAATCATTTTGCAGTGTTTTCTTGGGATGTAGATATCTTATGGTAACAGTAGAAGGGAGCAGGGATTAAGGCACGGAAATGGAGTCCTCGTTACAATTTTtacactctgtttggatggttgttacgtattgtttcataatgtatcgtataATATTGTATTGTACTATATTGTTTTTATGAATACAACATTGGGATAGATTGTATCGTTTCCCACCGTTACATAATGTAAATACATCAGAAATTTAAAGGATAAACCTACAAGAAAAGCATGGTAAAGGGTAGAGCTACTATAAAAAGGTAGggtaaaggataaaataggattattagataataagtaaagataaaatgagaaaaagaaaTAAGGTAACGATGCGAACAAACCAAAATCGGTCGTTACACAAAATGGATCTTTTTGTCATTATATAACGATGGATTTAACGATACGATAAAACAAaatttaagtaacaatcaaaacaaacattatatttaaactactacaatacaatacaatagttaacaaccatccaaacaagctgtaaTAGTGATTAGAATTGACAACAATGTTAATGTATCCATCAATGACATAAATCTCAGTATAGAACTTTTTCCTTCAGAAAAGtatattttcaaaaataaaacGCAGCCTAACAAAAACTTCCATCAAGATAACATATTTACGACATACTAAACACACCCTTCATATCACATAAAACTTTAAGCATTACTTACAAATGGTTACTAACCTGAATTAGAGCAGTGAAGCCTAGAAATGATCTCAAACCATGTTGCTCTGTATCAACTCCAAACACTTTCTCCTTACACAACACCTCCGCAAGCTCACGCAACTGAGACTCAGTCTCAACCCATACATACGATTCACGCATCGCAAAATCTTCAAAATTTCCACCAAAACGCTCCAAAAATTCAACATTTGAACTATTCAACAACTCTGTAATCTCCTCCTTATACGGATGCAAATTCGTAGAATCCTCTGTTACATACATTCACAATCATTTAGCTAGGATTTCAAAAACATAAAAACAAAAGTAGATAAATAGTAATATTCTCTGTCGCAGACATTCACAATCATTTAGCTAGGATTTCAAAAAGTAAATTGATACTCCCTCGTCACAATTTATGcggcacactttcctttttagtctgtcaaaaagaatgtcacacttctatatttaaaaataatttaactttatgtaatgattaacaagcacacaaatatctaaggcttattttggatcacaaattttcaaaagtcttgttttctttcttaaactccgtgccaagtcaaatagtaccatataaattgggacggagggagatAAATAGAGGGAGAAAGAAACTCCATGCCAAGTCAAATGGTGTCACATAAAGTGAAACGGAGGGAGAtaaattaagagcctgtttggatgggcttatgcctataagctgctttagataagttaagtcaaatgggcccaattatttttttgaatttattttaagcacaaaatgactttaagctggccatccaaacactcaaaaaaactgaaaacagcttataagcaacttataagccaatccaaacgggctttaAGAGGACATTTGGATTGACTTTTTAAATAAAACGTATAAGCTAAAAGCTAAAAGTCATCAGTCGCCAACATTTGGCTTTTGCTTATTTTTTTACCTTTCACTTTTTATCTTTGTCAGACACcacaaaaagtaaaaaaagattttaaaagtaaaaaaacgcttaaaataagccaatccaaacgccCTCTAAATTGTATTGTACCATTGCTTTTAGTCAATAAAAGCGAAAGCCCACATACATTCACAATCATTTAGATagggtttcaaaaaaaaaaaatggacaagtaaaTAAATTGTATTGTACCATTGCTGTTGTGAAGTTTGAGGTGTTTGAATTGAGTATATGAGTTATCAGCAATAACTCGTTTGAAAGAAGATTGAGGTTTGATTTCTGTATTAAGATAACATGAATgtttcttttgttgttttttcttGTTGTGTTTTTGAACTTTGTGGTAGCTCTTTGTTATGAATATGGAAATGGCTATTGTGAGGCAAGTAGCTATTGT
Protein-coding sequences here:
- the LOC132616939 gene encoding protein RRP6-like 3 isoform X3, with translation MENKDSLKFAVKLTIATCLTIAISIFITKSYHKVQKHNKKKQQKKHSCYLNTEIKPQSSFKRVIADNSYTQFKHLKLHNSNEDSTNLHPYKEEITELLNSSNVEFLERFGGNFEDFAMRESYVWVETESQLRELAEVLCKEKVFGVDTEQHGLRSFLGFTALIQISTEHEDYLVDTIALHDVMAILQPVFANLEICKVFHGADNDVLWLQRDFHIYVVNLFDTAKACDVLSKPQRSLAYLLDTYCGIVANKLFQKEDWRQRPLPAEMVQYARTDAHYLMYIAHRLSCELKQQDTDICVTENSSHLRDKFSFVLEATRRSNATCLQLFSKESETYPGESVASSIISRYQSDQGNLMLSSDELKFHELVRRLCAWRDLMARVHDESLRYVLSEHAIIALAAKVPATELDICNTISEADQNLDSQSSSSLFQSLSPVVCSHLDDLEYLFLDETGKNDDNCKLILQKCLGSDGSCPLSIYNYALLSKTSLKMPVRSAFKQNGLKNSKQFAKKASRKLFVQKFSCKSPVYHNCRIYANDGRLLCYCDRRKFEWYVNRNLAKLIEEDPPAIMLLFEPKGRPEDEGNDFYIQSKRNICVGCGEGNHYLRYRIIPSCYRMHFPEHLKSHRSHDIVLLCVDCHEVAHAVAEKYKRKIATEFGIPLFVQRIVDSNQNENSSESSVPNLNAEEEGVSPLQLRTAAMALLRHGPRMPATRREELIMIVRNYYGGREVSDEDLERALSVGISSNRRRRYEKRRKLACKDSSRSTTPDDKVDYKQVKGTSPPEEISDNSSNREESAYILTIEDMKVSDPNFGVNGRSSIVHNSDVPLGRESLVKHDDILPESYVDESCNVSNGTANSIDNMNVTVPSKRENSKLSLLGHGPHGKQVVNHLLKEHGEEGIREFCQRWRQVFVEAVHPRFLPAGWDIMHRH
- the LOC132616939 gene encoding protein RRP6-like 3 isoform X2; the protein is MENKDSLKFAVKLTIATCLTIAISIFITKSYHKVQKHNKKKQQKKHSCYLNTEIKPQSSFKRVIADNSYTQFKHLKLHNSNEDSTNLHPYKEEITELLNSSNVEFLERFGGNFEDFAMRESYVWVETESQLRELAEVLCKEKVFGVDTEQHGLRSFLGFTALIQISTEHEDYLVDTIALHDVMAILQPVFANLEICKVFHGADNDVLWLQRDFHIYVVNLFDTAKACDVLSKPQRSLAYLLDTYCGIVANKLFQKEDWRQRPLPAEMVQYARTDAHYLMYIAHRLSCELKQQDTENSSHLRDKFSFVLEATRRSNATCLQLFSKESETYPGESVASSIISRYQSDQGNLMLSSDELKFHELVRRLCAWRDLMARVHDESLRYVLSEHAIIALAAKVPATELDICNTISEADQNLDSQSSSSLFQSLSPVVCSHLDDLEYLFLDETGKNDDNCKLILQKCLGSDGSCPLSIYNYALLSKTSLKMPVRSAFKQNGLKNSKQFAKKASRKLFVQKFSCKSPVYHNCRIYANDGRLLCYCDRRKFEWYVNRNLAKLIEEDPPAIMLLFEPKGRPEDEGNDFYIQSKRNICVGCGEGNHYLRYRIIPSCYRMHFPEHLKSHRSHDIVLLCVDCHEVAHAVAEKYKRKIATEFGIPLFVQRIVDSNQNENSSESSVPNLNAEEEGVSPLQLRTAAMALLRHGPRMPATRREELIMIVRNYYGGREVSDEDLERALSVGISSNRRRRYEKRRKLACKDSSRSTTPDDKVDYKQVKGTSPPEEISDNSSNREESAYILTIEDMKVSDPNFGVNGRSSIVHNSDVPLGRESLVKHDDILPESYVDESCNVSNGTANSIDNMNVTVPSKRENSKLSLLGHGPHGKQVVNHLLKEHGEEGIREFCQRWRQVFVEAVHPRFLPAGWDIMHSGRRDFGEFSVYNPGKRNPASAPEQ
- the LOC132616939 gene encoding protein RRP6-like 3 isoform X1, encoding MENKDSLKFAVKLTIATCLTIAISIFITKSYHKVQKHNKKKQQKKHSCYLNTEIKPQSSFKRVIADNSYTQFKHLKLHNSNEDSTNLHPYKEEITELLNSSNVEFLERFGGNFEDFAMRESYVWVETESQLRELAEVLCKEKVFGVDTEQHGLRSFLGFTALIQISTEHEDYLVDTIALHDVMAILQPVFANLEICKVFHGADNDVLWLQRDFHIYVVNLFDTAKACDVLSKPQRSLAYLLDTYCGIVANKLFQKEDWRQRPLPAEMVQYARTDAHYLMYIAHRLSCELKQQDTDICVTENSSHLRDKFSFVLEATRRSNATCLQLFSKESETYPGESVASSIISRYQSDQGNLMLSSDELKFHELVRRLCAWRDLMARVHDESLRYVLSEHAIIALAAKVPATELDICNTISEADQNLDSQSSSSLFQSLSPVVCSHLDDLEYLFLDETGKNDDNCKLILQKCLGSDGSCPLSIYNYALLSKTSLKMPVRSAFKQNGLKNSKQFAKKASRKLFVQKFSCKSPVYHNCRIYANDGRLLCYCDRRKFEWYVNRNLAKLIEEDPPAIMLLFEPKGRPEDEGNDFYIQSKRNICVGCGEGNHYLRYRIIPSCYRMHFPEHLKSHRSHDIVLLCVDCHEVAHAVAEKYKRKIATEFGIPLFVQRIVDSNQNENSSESSVPNLNAEEEGVSPLQLRTAAMALLRHGPRMPATRREELIMIVRNYYGGREVSDEDLERALSVGISSNRRRRYEKRRKLACKDSSRSTTPDDKVDYKQVKGTSPPEEISDNSSNREESAYILTIEDMKVSDPNFGVNGRSSIVHNSDVPLGRESLVKHDDILPESYVDESCNVSNGTANSIDNMNVTVPSKRENSKLSLLGHGPHGKQVVNHLLKEHGEEGIREFCQRWRQVFVEAVHPRFLPAGWDIMHSGRRDFGEFSVYNPGKRNPASAPEQ